One Bacteroidota bacterium genomic window carries:
- the alaS gene encoding alanine--tRNA ligase, giving the protein MTSQEIRQQFLDFFASKQHRIVSGAPVVPYDDPTLLFANAGMNQFKDVFLGTGKREYTRAADTQKCIRVSGKHNDLEEVGHDTYHHTLFEMLGNWSFGDYYKKEAIAWAWELLTDVWKLPKERLYATVYRTDDEALEIWKTVTDINPSHILKFDEKDNFWEMGETGPCGPCSEIHINLSDNYEDASLVNAGSPECIEIWNLVFIQFNRDENGVLHELPAKHVDTGMGFERLVAVIQGKRSNYDSDVFQPLIKEIENISGASYASKDDIVPIRVIADHIRTLSFAIADGAVPSNEGRGYVLRRILRRAARYGRKINLNNPFLFKLVDTLAAQMGHQFPEIVENKEFVKKIIKSEEESFNKTLDRGIHHFEEIAAHLSKQGIKEIPGADAFKLYDTYGFPVDLTRVIASEQGFTVDEAGFEKHMAEQRERAREATKTKIGTVNIIAGGLDNFETISNDNTAFTGYESLSDIATITGLKREGDAELVILDKTPFYVEAGGQIDDTGIIRIGENSLAVEDVLKNEGKVIHVVDNKSGVLVDTGMEVIAEVDRKRRWDIMRNHSATHFMHSALRKTLGSHVQQAGSYVGPDRLRFDFSHFGKVTKEELADIEAQVNEVLRENIPLTHHRNMPIEKAKGMGALMFFGDKYGDLVNVVQFGDKSIEFCGGTHVRNSSEIGIFKIISESSISSGVRRIEAVTGAGVERFINSQFEKIHEANDSIAKLLDEKRKLEKEIADFKLSLKKQQISKVVANPVSFEGISLYSAKIEAESNEELKQLGDDLRDHMKSGVGLLLSVFDGKVGLVCVVTDDLVKGKNLSAGKIVGDVARILGGGGGGRPQSATAGGKDIEKVDEALKEFRNITGKYLSN; this is encoded by the coding sequence ATGACATCTCAAGAGATCAGACAGCAGTTTTTAGACTTTTTCGCTTCAAAACAACACAGAATCGTTTCGGGCGCCCCAGTGGTTCCTTACGATGACCCGACACTTCTTTTCGCCAACGCAGGTATGAACCAGTTTAAGGATGTTTTCCTCGGAACAGGTAAAAGGGAATATACCCGTGCTGCTGATACTCAGAAGTGTATCCGCGTTTCGGGCAAGCACAACGACCTCGAAGAAGTGGGGCACGACACCTATCACCACACCCTCTTTGAAATGCTCGGCAACTGGTCATTTGGCGACTATTACAAAAAAGAAGCGATCGCCTGGGCTTGGGAACTTCTGACCGATGTCTGGAAACTCCCGAAAGAAAGACTTTATGCGACAGTTTACAGAACTGATGACGAGGCTCTTGAGATATGGAAAACAGTGACTGACATTAACCCCTCCCACATCCTGAAATTTGACGAAAAAGACAATTTCTGGGAGATGGGTGAAACGGGTCCGTGCGGTCCCTGTTCCGAAATCCACATTAACCTGAGTGACAACTATGAAGATGCCTCCCTGGTTAATGCGGGTTCACCGGAATGTATTGAAATCTGGAACCTCGTGTTTATTCAGTTTAACAGGGATGAAAACGGTGTCCTGCACGAACTCCCCGCAAAACATGTGGATACAGGTATGGGTTTTGAGCGACTTGTAGCTGTAATTCAGGGGAAGAGATCAAACTACGACTCCGATGTTTTCCAGCCACTCATTAAAGAGATCGAAAATATTTCCGGCGCAAGCTATGCGTCCAAAGATGACATTGTACCGATCAGAGTAATAGCTGACCACATCAGAACCCTTTCATTTGCGATAGCAGACGGCGCCGTCCCCAGCAACGAGGGAAGAGGTTATGTTCTTAGGAGGATCCTCAGAAGAGCCGCAAGGTATGGAAGAAAAATTAATCTTAACAACCCCTTCCTTTTCAAACTTGTGGATACACTTGCCGCACAGATGGGGCACCAGTTTCCTGAAATCGTGGAAAACAAAGAGTTTGTTAAGAAAATCATAAAAAGCGAAGAGGAAAGTTTCAACAAAACCCTCGACAGAGGCATCCATCACTTTGAGGAAATCGCTGCACATCTTTCGAAACAGGGAATCAAAGAGATCCCCGGTGCTGATGCCTTCAAACTTTATGACACTTACGGCTTCCCAGTCGATCTCACAAGAGTAATCGCTTCGGAGCAGGGTTTTACGGTAGATGAAGCAGGTTTCGAGAAGCACATGGCTGAGCAGAGGGAAAGAGCCCGTGAAGCAACAAAAACCAAAATCGGCACTGTAAACATCATCGCAGGCGGACTCGACAACTTCGAGACCATCAGTAACGACAACACAGCTTTTACAGGTTACGAATCGCTGTCGGATATTGCTACCATTACGGGATTAAAACGGGAAGGCGATGCTGAACTGGTAATCCTCGACAAAACACCGTTTTATGTGGAAGCCGGTGGTCAGATTGATGACACGGGTATCATTCGCATTGGAGAGAACAGCCTTGCAGTGGAGGATGTCCTCAAAAACGAAGGAAAAGTTATTCATGTGGTTGACAACAAATCGGGTGTTCTCGTTGATACAGGAATGGAAGTAATCGCTGAAGTTGACCGCAAAAGAAGATGGGATATCATGCGTAATCACTCTGCAACCCACTTCATGCACTCGGCTCTCAGGAAAACGCTCGGCTCACATGTCCAGCAGGCGGGTTCCTATGTGGGTCCCGACAGACTAAGATTCGATTTCTCCCATTTTGGGAAGGTAACCAAAGAAGAGCTCGCCGACATCGAAGCACAGGTAAATGAAGTTTTGAGGGAGAACATCCCTCTGACACACCACAGAAACATGCCTATAGAGAAAGCAAAAGGAATGGGTGCTCTCATGTTCTTCGGCGACAAATATGGCGATCTGGTGAATGTGGTTCAGTTTGGTGACAAATCAATTGAATTCTGCGGCGGAACACATGTTCGGAATTCATCCGAAATTGGAATTTTCAAAATCATCTCCGAGTCCTCCATATCAAGCGGTGTAAGAAGAATCGAAGCTGTAACCGGTGCGGGAGTTGAACGGTTCATCAACTCGCAATTCGAGAAAATTCACGAGGCAAACGATTCGATCGCCAAACTTCTTGATGAGAAACGAAAACTTGAAAAAGAAATAGCTGATTTCAAACTCTCACTCAAGAAACAGCAGATTTCAAAAGTTGTTGCCAATCCTGTAAGTTTTGAGGGAATAAGCCTTTACAGTGCGAAGATAGAAGCTGAGAGCAACGAGGAATTGAAGCAGCTCGGTGACGATCTGAGAGACCATATGAAATCGGGTGTCGGGCTACTCCTCTCGGTGTTCGATGGTAAAGTCGGACTCGTTTGTGTGGTTACCGATGACCTTGTGAAAGGAAAAAACCTCTCCGCCGGTAAGATTGTCGGCGATGTAGCGCGGATTCTCGGTGGCGGAGGAGGCGGAAGACCCCAGTCAGCCACAGCAGGCGGAAAGGATATCGAAAAAGTGGATGAGGCTCTGAAAGAGTTCAGGAACATCACCGGCAAATATCTGTCGAACTGA
- the serC gene encoding 3-phosphoserine/phosphohydroxythreonine transaminase has translation MEKRIYNFSAGPAILPEPVIKKAQEDLFMLPGVGMSILEISHRSKTFEAILASAKDGLRKLLDIPENYDILFLQGGASLQFSMVPMNLMPPVNKADYIVTGVWAKKAVKEAKRVGTVNISYTAEASNFNHVPKQSDIVLDPEAAFVHYTSNNTIYGTQFDYIPETGGVPLVCDMSSDILYKKIDVSKFALIYAGAQKNIGPSGVTLVIIRKDLLERSQDSLPTMLNYKTHTENDSMFNTPNTFGIYIIDLVAKYLLENGGLDAMYETNKKKAALLYDCFDSSNGFYRAHALPGSRSLMNVTFNLPTPELEKQLIAEATAAGFDGLKGHRSVGGLRASIYNAFPLQGVVDLVAFLNDYKKKNA, from the coding sequence ATGGAAAAAAGAATATATAACTTCAGTGCAGGTCCCGCAATTCTGCCAGAGCCTGTAATTAAAAAAGCCCAGGAAGACCTCTTTATGCTTCCCGGAGTTGGCATGTCCATTCTCGAGATCAGCCACAGATCAAAAACTTTTGAAGCCATTCTTGCATCTGCAAAGGACGGTTTGCGAAAACTACTCGATATACCCGAAAATTATGATATTCTCTTCCTCCAAGGGGGTGCAAGCCTTCAGTTTTCGATGGTACCAATGAACTTAATGCCCCCTGTAAACAAGGCTGATTACATTGTGACCGGTGTTTGGGCTAAAAAAGCCGTGAAAGAAGCCAAAAGAGTGGGAACCGTTAATATATCCTATACTGCCGAGGCTTCAAACTTTAATCATGTCCCGAAACAATCCGACATCGTGCTCGATCCTGAGGCAGCTTTCGTTCACTACACTTCCAACAATACCATTTACGGTACCCAGTTCGATTATATCCCCGAAACCGGGGGTGTACCTCTGGTTTGCGACATGTCTTCGGATATCCTGTATAAAAAAATCGATGTAAGTAAATTCGCTCTCATTTATGCGGGTGCACAGAAAAATATCGGACCTTCGGGCGTTACCCTGGTAATCATCAGAAAAGACCTGCTCGAAAGATCACAGGACTCTCTGCCAACCATGCTGAATTATAAGACACACACCGAAAACGACTCGATGTTTAACACTCCGAACACCTTCGGAATTTACATTATCGACCTGGTTGCAAAATATCTCCTGGAAAATGGCGGACTCGATGCAATGTATGAGACCAACAAGAAAAAAGCTGCATTGCTTTATGATTGTTTCGACAGCAGCAATGGGTTTTACAGGGCTCACGCTCTCCCCGGCAGCAGATCGTTAATGAATGTCACCTTTAATCTTCCGACCCCCGAACTCGAGAAACAGCTTATCGCTGAGGCTACTGCTGCGGGATTCGACGGACTTAAAGGTCACCGTTCGGTTGGCGGTTTAAGAGCTTCCATTTACAACGCATTCCCGTTACAGGGTGTTGTGGATCTGGTCGCTTTCCTCAACGATTACAAGAAAAAAAACGCATAA
- a CDS encoding DUF1015 family protein, protein MAVIRPFRALRPEKGVAEQVASVPYDVVSTDEARNLAEGNPLSFLRITRSELEFPNSQDPYATEIYTKAKENLANITASAPLIEEKDASFYLYRLTMDGRSQTGIAATFSVDDYDNDIILKHEKTRKVKEDDRTNHIITTGAQTGVVFLTCKGVQSVNSLVADIIRLTAPLYDFTAPDGIRHEVWQIPLENNGKIVEEIRKVKNLYIADGHHRAASASRARAVAKENNPAHRGSEDYNFFIAVLFPAEELKILPYNRVVIDLNGNSVSDFFTKIQQNFEVTDNGIPSPAKKGEFSMYLDGKWYGLKLTGDHYADGVLKGATSVGDTLDVSILQNFLLEPVLGVDDPRTSKRIDFIGGIRGTAELEKLVDSGKFGVAFSLYPVTVEDLMKISDAGEVMPPKSTWFEPKLRDGLLTHLIEVE, encoded by the coding sequence ATGGCGGTCATAAGACCATTCAGGGCATTGAGACCCGAAAAAGGAGTAGCCGAGCAGGTAGCAAGCGTACCTTACGATGTAGTAAGCACTGACGAAGCAAGGAACCTTGCGGAAGGAAATCCACTCAGTTTTTTGAGAATTACACGGTCGGAACTTGAATTCCCGAATTCACAGGATCCGTATGCAACAGAGATATACACAAAAGCAAAAGAAAATCTTGCAAACATAACAGCTTCCGCCCCTCTGATTGAGGAGAAGGACGCTTCGTTTTATCTCTATCGCCTGACGATGGATGGACGGAGCCAGACGGGAATTGCAGCTACATTTTCTGTTGATGACTATGACAACGACATAATCCTGAAGCATGAAAAAACACGCAAGGTTAAAGAAGACGACAGAACGAACCACATTATTACCACCGGTGCCCAAACCGGAGTGGTTTTCCTTACCTGCAAAGGTGTGCAAAGCGTCAATTCACTTGTGGCTGATATCATCAGATTGACCGCACCGCTGTATGATTTTACCGCTCCCGATGGAATCCGTCATGAAGTGTGGCAGATACCCCTTGAAAACAACGGAAAGATCGTCGAAGAGATAAGAAAAGTAAAAAATCTCTACATTGCCGACGGTCACCACAGAGCCGCGTCAGCTTCGAGAGCAAGAGCGGTTGCGAAAGAGAACAATCCCGCTCACAGAGGTTCGGAAGATTATAACTTCTTTATTGCCGTCCTTTTCCCTGCTGAGGAATTGAAAATACTCCCTTACAACCGTGTCGTGATTGATTTGAATGGCAACTCCGTTTCAGATTTCTTCACAAAAATCCAGCAGAATTTTGAAGTGACGGATAACGGTATCCCTTCACCTGCGAAAAAAGGTGAATTCAGCATGTACCTCGACGGAAAGTGGTACGGACTCAAACTTACCGGTGACCATTATGCTGATGGAGTGCTGAAGGGCGCAACTTCAGTGGGTGATACACTCGATGTAAGCATCCTGCAAAACTTTCTTCTCGAACCCGTGCTTGGAGTGGATGACCCGAGAACGAGCAAAAGAATCGATTTTATCGGCGGCATCCGTGGAACTGCAGAACTTGAAAAATTAGTGGACTCGGGTAAATTCGGCGTGGCTTTCTCTCTCTACCCTGTAACCGTTGAAGATTTGATGAAAATCTCCGATGCAGGCGAAGTGATGCCCCCTAAATCAACCTGGTTCGAACCAAAATTGAGAGACGGACTCCTTACCCACCTCATCGAAGTGGAATAG
- a CDS encoding N-6 DNA methylase, protein MTIKEYLENISKRYKTGISREHAYRGDLQLLLESMVPDVLVTNEPARIKCGAPDYIITRENIPVGFIEAKDIGIDLSHKNLKEQFDRYRNSLNNLIFTDYLDFHYYINGKFVSSVKLADLHDGKIVVLRENFSRFTDLITNFCLKTGQTITSSKQLAEMMASKARMLSDVLERSLENDDLENEDSSLKDQMNGFKEVLIHDIGNKEFADIYAQTIAYGMFAARYHDPTLENFSRQEAAELIPKTNPFLRKLFNYIAGPDIDDRIKWIVESLADVFRATDVQELMKDFGKVDKKEDPVIHFYENFLAEYDPSLRKARGVWYTPAPVVNFIVRAVDDILKTEFGLNEGLSDTSKTKIKVDFQGKKVEQEVHKVQILDPAAGTVTFLAEVIKHIHKKFEGQKGVWSNYVENHLIPRLNGFEILMASYAMAHLKLDILLKETGFKPTKEQRYRVYLTNSLEEYHPDTGTLFAKWLSSEANEANFIKRDTPVMVVIGNPPYSVSSSNKGAWIERLVADYKRELNERNIQPLSDDYIKFIRFGQHLIDKNGEGILAFITNNSFIDGLIHRKMRESLLQSFDKIYILDLHGNAKKKEKAPDGSKDENVFDIMQGVSINLFIKTGKKIGKYGQILHSEIFGIRDIKYAQLLGISLPELNWQLIPIGDSNHFFTPVNYMEMSDYQLFFPLNKIFENYNTGIESGRDSLFIDFDKKELAERVEFVYRNLDDPKLIQKYDIKNNSNFPMIENIKKTNFGKEHIKRVLYRPFDLRSLYYNPTVLRRPSFATMKHFEENNLALTSCRQQSTFDFQHILVSNTITERCTVSLQTKETGYVFPLYIYDNHTDSTTKIKFNETERCYRQPNLNLVIVSQIADKLRLTFTPEKEETEGTFAPIDILDYIYAVLHSPKYRTKYKEFLRIDFPRVPYPTDAESFWEMVKLGGELRQIHLLESPTVSQYITRYPIEGDNEVEKITYQDQKVFINKTQYFEGVPQTAWEFYIGGYQPAQKWLKDRKSRILNFEDIFHYQKIIVALTETDRLMKEIDEVFEV, encoded by the coding sequence ATGACGATTAAAGAGTATCTGGAAAACATCTCAAAGCGTTATAAAACCGGTATCTCACGAGAGCATGCCTATCGTGGTGATCTTCAACTGCTTCTTGAGAGCATGGTGCCTGATGTACTCGTGACAAATGAACCTGCAAGAATTAAATGTGGTGCACCTGATTACATCATCACAAGAGAAAATATCCCTGTTGGTTTCATTGAAGCAAAGGATATTGGTATTGATCTCTCCCACAAAAATCTTAAAGAACAATTCGACAGATATCGCAACTCACTCAATAATCTCATTTTCACTGACTACCTCGACTTTCATTATTATATAAATGGAAAATTTGTCAGTTCGGTTAAACTTGCCGATTTGCACGACGGGAAAATTGTTGTTCTGAGAGAAAACTTCTCCCGGTTTACCGACTTGATCACCAATTTCTGCCTGAAAACAGGCCAGACAATCACCAGTTCCAAACAACTTGCTGAAATGATGGCATCAAAAGCAAGGATGTTATCAGATGTTCTGGAAAGGTCTCTTGAAAATGATGATCTGGAAAATGAGGACTCATCCCTCAAAGATCAAATGAACGGTTTTAAGGAAGTGTTGATTCATGATATTGGGAACAAGGAATTTGCCGATATTTATGCTCAGACCATTGCGTATGGTATGTTTGCTGCACGATATCACGACCCCACCCTTGAAAATTTTTCACGGCAGGAAGCTGCTGAACTTATCCCTAAAACCAACCCGTTTCTTAGAAAACTGTTCAATTATATTGCGGGACCTGATATAGATGACAGAATTAAATGGATAGTGGAATCTCTCGCCGATGTTTTTCGAGCCACCGATGTACAGGAGCTCATGAAAGATTTTGGTAAAGTTGATAAAAAAGAAGACCCCGTTATCCATTTTTACGAGAATTTTCTTGCGGAATATGATCCCTCACTTCGGAAAGCCAGAGGAGTCTGGTACACACCTGCTCCCGTGGTCAACTTTATTGTTCGTGCGGTTGATGATATCCTTAAAACAGAATTTGGACTTAATGAAGGGCTTTCAGATACATCCAAAACAAAGATTAAAGTGGATTTTCAAGGGAAAAAAGTTGAACAGGAGGTTCACAAAGTTCAAATTCTCGATCCTGCTGCCGGCACGGTTACATTTCTCGCTGAAGTGATTAAGCACATTCATAAAAAATTTGAAGGGCAAAAGGGAGTATGGAGCAACTATGTCGAGAATCATCTTATTCCCAGATTAAACGGCTTCGAAATTTTGATGGCAAGTTATGCCATGGCACATCTGAAACTGGATATTCTACTAAAGGAAACAGGTTTCAAGCCAACAAAAGAGCAAAGGTATCGTGTCTATCTCACGAACAGCCTCGAGGAGTATCACCCCGACACAGGGACTCTTTTTGCAAAATGGTTGAGCAGTGAAGCAAATGAAGCAAACTTCATCAAAAGAGACACTCCCGTTATGGTGGTTATCGGAAATCCTCCATATTCCGTAAGCAGTAGTAACAAGGGAGCATGGATAGAACGGCTCGTTGCTGATTACAAAAGAGAACTGAATGAAAGAAATATTCAACCGCTTTCCGATGATTATATCAAGTTCATTAGATTTGGTCAACATCTGATCGACAAGAACGGGGAAGGGATTTTAGCGTTCATCACCAACAACAGTTTTATAGATGGACTAATCCACAGAAAAATGAGAGAATCGCTACTTCAAAGTTTTGACAAGATTTACATTCTCGATCTTCACGGCAATGCCAAGAAAAAAGAAAAAGCTCCTGACGGTTCAAAGGATGAAAATGTTTTTGATATTATGCAGGGCGTTAGCATCAATCTTTTTATTAAAACAGGTAAGAAAATAGGGAAATATGGGCAAATTTTGCATTCTGAAATTTTCGGTATTAGGGATATTAAATATGCTCAACTATTGGGTATCAGTCTTCCTGAGCTAAATTGGCAACTCATCCCAATAGGTGATAGTAACCATTTTTTCACGCCAGTAAACTATATGGAGATGTCAGATTACCAGTTATTTTTTCCCTTAAACAAGATATTTGAAAATTACAATACCGGGATTGAGTCCGGCAGGGATTCCCTTTTTATTGATTTTGACAAAAAGGAATTAGCTGAAAGAGTGGAATTTGTTTATCGAAATCTGGACGACCCAAAATTGATACAAAAATATGATATAAAGAACAATAGTAATTTCCCAATGATTGAAAATATAAAAAAAACAAATTTTGGGAAAGAACACATTAAAAGGGTACTCTATCGGCCATTCGACTTGAGGAGTCTGTACTATAATCCTACTGTTCTAAGGCGTCCCAGTTTTGCGACTATGAAACATTTTGAAGAGAATAATTTGGCTCTGACTTCATGTAGGCAGCAAAGCACTTTTGATTTTCAACATATTCTGGTTAGTAATACAATTACGGAAAGATGTACAGTTTCCCTTCAGACTAAAGAGACGGGATATGTTTTCCCACTTTACATTTATGATAACCATACCGATTCAACTACAAAAATTAAATTCAATGAAACAGAGAGGTGCTATAGACAACCGAATCTAAATTTGGTAATCGTTTCACAAATTGCGGACAAACTTAGACTAACCTTCACTCCGGAGAAAGAGGAAACCGAAGGTACCTTTGCCCCGATCGACATACTTGATTATATATACGCAGTTTTGCACTCTCCAAAATACAGAACAAAATACAAAGAATTTTTAAGAATAGATTTCCCAAGAGTGCCCTATCCGACCGATGCGGAATCATTTTGGGAAATGGTTAAACTTGGCGGCGAACTGAGACAGATTCATCTGCTTGAGAGTCCAACAGTCAGTCAATATATCACCCGTTATCCTATTGAGGGAGACAACGAAGTCGAAAAGATAACTTATCAGGATCAAAAGGTTTTTATTAATAAAACTCAATATTTTGAGGGTGTGCCACAAACAGCCTGGGAATTTTATATCGGTGGATATCAGCCTGCTCAAAAATGGCTAAAAGACCGGAAGAGCAGAATTCTAAACTTTGAAGATATCTTTCACTATCAGAAAATTATAGTCGCCTTGACAGAGACAGACAGACTTATGAAGGAGATAGATGAAGTGTTTGAGGTTTAG